From the Bacteroidia bacterium genome, the window ACGTCGGACATTCACATCCAAAAGTAATAAGCGCTATAAAAAAACAACTCGAAGATTACATGCACTTAATGGTGTATGGCGAATATATTCAGTCGCCACAAATAAAATTAGCCAAAAAACTTTCCGAATTATTACCCAATAATTTAAATTGTTCTTACTTCGTCAATTCGGGTAGCGAAGCGGTGGAAGGTGCACTAAAATTAGCCAAACGATTTACCGGACGAACTGAAATCATTTCCTTTAAAAATGCATATCACGGAAGTTCGCATGGCGCTATGAGCGTGATGGGAAACGAAGAAATGAAAACAGCGTATCGTCCTTTGTTGCCAGATATTCGTTTTATAGAAATCAATAATTTATCTCAATTAAAAAATATTTCTAAAAAAACGGCTTGCGTTATTATTGAACCAATACAAGGCGAAGCGGGCGTTATTGCTTCTGAAAAAAAGTTTTTGAAAGCACTTCGTGAGCGATGTACCGAGATGGGAACACTTTTAATTTTTGATGAAATACAAACTGGTTTCGGACGAACAGGAACACTTTTTGCGTTTGAAGACTATAAAATTATTCCGGATATTCTCACTTTAGGAAAAGCCATGGGCGGCGGAATGCCAGTTGGAGCCTTTGTTTCGTCTAAGAAAATAATGTCGATGCTTTCTAATAATCCTGTTTTAGGACACATTACTACTTTTGGCGGACATCCT encodes:
- a CDS encoding aspartate aminotransferase family protein, yielding MTNRQLFLQHLAPTSDAPLALEIKKAKGIYLYGTQKKKYMDLISGISVSNVGHSHPKVISAIKKQLEDYMHLMVYGEYIQSPQIKLAKKLSELLPNNLNCSYFVNSGSEAVEGALKLAKRFTGRTEIISFKNAYHGSSHGAMSVMGNEEMKTAYRPLLPDIRFIEINNLSQLKNISKKTACVIIEPIQGEAGVIASEKKFLKALRERCTEMGTLLIFDEIQTGFGRTGTLFAFEDYKIIPDILTLGKAMGGGMPVGAFVSSKKIMSMLSNNPVLGHITTFGGHPVSCAAALANLEILTSSENNFQVLEKEKLFRQYLKHPVIKSIRGKGLLLAIEFENFEINKKIIDRCIEKGVITDWFLFCSNAMRIAPPLIITKEEIKKACQIITESITYFFD